TTCAGCGAGACCACCCCGCCCAAGTCGCTGCCCAGCGGTGGCTTCGCCAAGGACACGGTGGAGGTCGAGGGGTACGTGCGCGGCTTCGCACGCCGCCGGCCGGACGTCGCGGTGTGCGTGCTGCGTTTCGCCAACATCCTGGGCCCGAGCGCCGACTCGCCGCTCGCCTCGTACTTCTCGCTGCCGGTGATGCCCACGGTGCTCGGCTACGACCCGCGGTTGCAGTTCGTGCACGAGGACGACGTGATCGAGGTGCTGCGCATCGGCTCGCACGAGCCGCGTCGGGGCACTCTCAACAGCGGCACCTTCAACATCGCCGGCGACGGCGTCCTGCTGCTCTCCCAGTGTTCCCGGCGGCTCGGCCGCCCCACCGTGCCGCTGCTGCTGCCCGCGGTCACGTGGGCCGGCTCGCTGGTGCGTACCCTGGGCATGACGGACTTCTCACCCGAGCAGATCCGACTGCTGACCCATGGCCGCGTGGTGGACACGACCCAGATGCGCGAGACGCTGGGATTCGAGCCGAAGTACACCACCGCGGAAACGTTCGCGGACTTCGCGCGCAGCCGCGGACCCGGACTCCTGCCGCCCGAGGCCCTTGCGGGGGCCGTCGACCGGTTCGCCGCGCTGCCCGTCGCGGGCGGCGGCCACCCCCCGACGCAGAGCGCCAACTGAGGAGCGCATCAACGATGGCGGACGCCAAGGTCATTCCGTTCGACGACGACCGGTCCCGTGGGAACGCCGTGCAGCGGCCGCCGCGGCGCGGCCGGAGCGTGGGGAGCCGACGGCCCGGCGGGGAGCCCGCACGGGTCCGTGAGACGGGCGAGGTGGGCGACGTCCAGCCCTTGCCCAGCCGGACACGCGCGCGGGACGACGCTTCCGTGCCCCACGACGTCCCCGTGCCCCACGAGGATCAGCGGCCGGGCGAGCCCGAGCAGCAGCGGCCCGTGGACGACGGCGGCCTGGAGGGGCGCGTCGCC
This region of Streptomyces chromofuscus genomic DNA includes:
- a CDS encoding NAD-dependent epimerase/dehydratase family protein, yielding MGKVVLVTGVARQLGGRFVRRIQRDPEVDRVVAVDAVPPEHHLGGADFIRADIRQPAIARVLAETAADTVVHMDVTATALGSGNRATVKETNVIGTMQLLGACQKSPTVRRLVVKSSTNVYGSAPRDPAVFSETTPPKSLPSGGFAKDTVEVEGYVRGFARRRPDVAVCVLRFANILGPSADSPLASYFSLPVMPTVLGYDPRLQFVHEDDVIEVLRIGSHEPRRGTLNSGTFNIAGDGVLLLSQCSRRLGRPTVPLLLPAVTWAGSLVRTLGMTDFSPEQIRLLTHGRVVDTTQMRETLGFEPKYTTAETFADFARSRGPGLLPPEALAGAVDRFAALPVAGGGHPPTQSAN